The Narcine bancroftii isolate sNarBan1 chromosome 11, sNarBan1.hap1, whole genome shotgun sequence genome has a window encoding:
- the ctxn2 gene encoding cortexin-2: MINNHYNSSLAVSSGSSANTYPLTLEQKTAFAFVGILFIFLGLLIVRCFRILLDPYSSMPSSTWADGLEKGPFEYALA, encoded by the coding sequence ATGATCAACAATCACTACAACAGCTCTCTGGCTGTCAGCTCAGGGAGCTCCGCAAACACTTACCCACTGACCCTGGAGCAGAAAACTGCTTTTGCATTTGTGGGCATCTTGTTCATTTTCTTGGGCCTTCTCATCGTGCGGTGTTTCCGAATCCTCTTGGACCCTTACAGTAGTATGCCGTCCTCAACGTGGGCAGACGGCCTCGAGAAGGGGCCCTTCGAGTACGCTTTGGCGTGA